The Geothrix oryzae DNA window CGGCACCGAGAACGCGAAGTCCTTGCCCAGGGTGAAGACCAGGTAGTCCCGCTCCGTGAACCAGAGCCCCTCGCCCTCGGAGAGCGGGATGAGCATGCGGGTCTTGGAGAGCACGGAAGTGAGGTCGCTGGAAACCACCACGAAGTCGCCGTGGGCGTCGCTGCCGATGCCCGCATAGAGCGAAGACCCGGATTTCACGGCCACCACGCCCGGCACCTTCGGATCCGCAAAGGCTGCGGCATAGGAACCTTCGGCGCGGGCATCGGCCTTGCGGGCCGCATCCATCAGGAGGAAGGCGCCATCGGGAATGGACGCCTGCAGCCCGGCAGCCGCGTAGGCGGCCCGGCAGGCCGCCAGGGCCGAACCGGGGTCGGCCAGATTGGCGGCGTAGGCATCCTCGGTGAGGTGCGTGATCATCTCGCCGTCGTTGTCGGAAACCACGGCGTGACCCTGGATGGTCAGGGCGGGCTTGAGCGCATCCGTGTTCGAGATGTTGCCGTTGTGGGCGCCCACCATCTCGACCTTGCAGCGCACGAGGTGAGGCTGGCTGTTCACATCCGTGACGGCGCCATAGGTGGCCCAGCGCACCTGGCCGATGAAGCGCTGGCCGGCCTGCTGGTCGATGCCCAGCTCGGGCACCACGCGGCTGGGGGCGCCGACCTTCTTCAGGAGCTTGATGGCCCCGTCGTCCCCGATGAAGGAGGCCCCGGTGGAATCGTAGCCTCGGTATTCCAGCCGCTTCAGCAGCTCACCGGCCTCCCGCCCCATGGCGGAAACCTCGGATCCATAGCACAACGACACGATTCCGCACACCGCCGGACCTCCCAAAGCATTCATCACAGGCCAAAGCCACCCTCCATCCTGGGATAGAAGGGTGGTTTATGGAACTGGATCGATCCCGCCCTGGGTCAGGGGTGAACAGCGGAGCAGGCGCCAGGTGGTGAGCAGGCCGCCGCGGAGGGTGCCGTACCGCTGGATGCAGCCCAGGCCGTAGTGGCTGCAGGTGGGGGTGAATTTGCACTGGGTGGGCAGGTGGCTGGACAGGGTGGCCTGGTAGGTACGGATCAGGCCGCGGCAGACCCAGGCCGTCGGTTGGAAGCGCACGGGCAGGCAGGCTTCCAGCACCAGGTAGAGCCCGAGGGCCGCCAGGGGGTGGGCCAGCAGCCAGGCCATCACCCTAGGCCTTCGCCGCATCCGCCTCGGCCTTCACTTTCCGGGCTTCCTCGAGGAAAGCGGGGACCAGATCCTCCTCCTTCACCTTCCGGATGAGCTCGCCCTTGCGGTAGATGAGGCCTTCGCCGGCGCCGCCGGCCACGCCGAGATCCGCGTCCTTGGCCTCGCCGGGCCCGTTCACCACGCAGCCCATGACGGCGTAGGTGATGTTCTCGTGGTTGATGGCCTTGAGGCCCTCCTCGATCTCGTTGGCCACGCGGTTGAGGTCGATCTGCACCCGGCCGCAGCTGGGGCAGCTCACCATGCGGAAGCCACCGCTGCGCAGGGCCAGGGCCCGCAGCATCTCGTGACCCACGCGGCATTCGTCTTCACCGTCGCCCGTCAGCGAGACGCGGATGGTGTCGCCCAGGCCCTCGGCCAAGAGGATACCCATTCCGACGCTCGAACGAATGGTGCCGCCGAAGGGCGTGCCCGCTTCCGTGATCCCCAGGTGGAAGGGGTAGTCCACCTGCTTCGCCAGCAGGCGGTAGGCCTGCACGGTGCGGATCACATCGCTGGCCTTGAGGCTGATCTTGATGTCGCGGAAGCCCTCGCGCTCGAGGACCTCGATGTGGCGCAGGGCGCTCTCCACCATGGCCTCGGGTGTGGCGGTGCCGAACTTCTCCAGCAGGTCCTTCTCGAGGCTGCCGCCGTTCACGCCGATGCGGATGGGGATGCCCAGGGATCCGGCCTTGTCCACCACGGCCCTCACGCGGTCCTGGCCGCCGATGTTGCCGGGATTGATGCGCAGGCAGGCGGCGCCACCGTCCGCGGCCACCAGCGCCAGGCGGTAGTCGAAGTGGATGTCGGCCACCACGGGGATGGGGCTGCGGTCGCAGATCTCGTGGAAGACTTCGCCGGCCTTCTTGGTGGGCACGCTCACTCGCACGATCTCGCAGCCGGCGTTGGCGTAGCCGTAGATCTGGTTGACCGTGGCCTCCACATCCCGGGTGTCCGTCTTGGTCATGCTCTGGACGCTGATGGGGGCGTCCCCGCCCACGGGCACCTTGCCCACCAGGATCTGGCGGGTCTTCCGGCGGGGGGCGAGGGGCTGGAGTTCCTGATCGGACATGGGGCCTCGGTCAAAGATCCCAGTTTACCCGCCTATGGACGGCGGTACGCGACGCGCGGCCCGGACGGGCCGCGCGAAGAACGGGAACTCCTGTTACCGCTTGAGGTTCAGGGTTTCCTGGAGCAGCTCGTCGGTGGTGGTCACGATGCGGGAATTGGCCTGGTAGCCGCGCTGGCTGAGGATGAGCTTGGTGAATTCGCCTGCCACATCCACATTGGAGAGCTCGAGGTTGGAGCCCAGCACGCCGCCGCGACCGCCCTGGTTGGCCAGGCCGACGGTGGGCGAACCCGAGGCGAGGCTCTGGCCCCAGTGGTTGTTGCCGGTCTGCACCAGGCCGTTCACATTGTTGAAGCTGGAGAGGGCCACCTGGGCAAGGGAGATGACCTGGCCGTTGGTGAAGGTGCCGCTGATGATGCCGTTCTGGTCCACCGTCAGGTCGCGCAGGGTGCCGGCCGCGTAGCCGTCCTGGAAGCTGCTGCTGGTGGTGCTGGCCGCGGAATACTGGGTCAGGTTGACGGAGTTGTCGGGGTTGACGATGTTCCAGGTGATGTCCTGGGTGGCGGTCCCGTTGTTCCAGTTGATGGCGGTCAGCTTGGGGTTGTTGCCGGCGGTGGGGGCGAGGCCATTGATGGTCAGCAGGGTGCCGGCCGCGCTGAAGGTGAGGGTGCCCGAGGCGCCTCCGCCGATGGTGGCCGGGGCGGAGACGGAGGCCGC harbors:
- the yidD gene encoding membrane protein insertion efficiency factor YidD is translated as MRFQPTAWVCRGLIRTYQATLSSHLPTQCKFTPTCSHYGLGCIQRYGTLRGGLLTTWRLLRCSPLTQGGIDPVP
- the ispG gene encoding flavodoxin-dependent (E)-4-hydroxy-3-methylbut-2-enyl-diphosphate synthase — its product is MSDQELQPLAPRRKTRQILVGKVPVGGDAPISVQSMTKTDTRDVEATVNQIYGYANAGCEIVRVSVPTKKAGEVFHEICDRSPIPVVADIHFDYRLALVAADGGAACLRINPGNIGGQDRVRAVVDKAGSLGIPIRIGVNGGSLEKDLLEKFGTATPEAMVESALRHIEVLEREGFRDIKISLKASDVIRTVQAYRLLAKQVDYPFHLGITEAGTPFGGTIRSSVGMGILLAEGLGDTIRVSLTGDGEDECRVGHEMLRALALRSGGFRMVSCPSCGRVQIDLNRVANEIEEGLKAINHENITYAVMGCVVNGPGEAKDADLGVAGGAGEGLIYRKGELIRKVKEEDLVPAFLEEARKVKAEADAAKA